Proteins from a single region of Theileria parva strain Muguga chromosome 1, complete sequence, whole genome shotgun sequence:
- the INP53 gene encoding Polyphosphatidylinositol phosphatase — translation MDGVYILRTFTSWYSITLSTGSEPTGQDNGEIFSEFKEFVSGYGTKQLWIDRSTCQITESVIPLTEEDPVEQTPINAFLGIVEVLNTYHLAVVVQSDLVANLHMPDLTLGKAERGNIYSIKQVRFFPINSTNCVYAVNNNLLNVTNFGNLSNFSSMGNFGNIGNLGNNVITGSNEQVELTSEVNKVIENLEKILSTGYYYSFDTDLTRSLQNLHSNNFVPISRSNPIHKINTNNTDDVTKDKDNNGNEIIYNMSDDEYNWCHNMSKNMPKRWVTVVIQGFVGYISSEVDGDFVEILLIGRRNVKRSGTRFVARGIDDQGNTANSVETEMRIRINYKDWYSYVQYRGSVPLFWEQLNFTAPVNLYNYHLNFDAFSKHVDQLKERYKPLELVLFINLLDIKDNERILTNSFQHLVQQYNRNHRVKSDNGDKSSGDRSDSVNGRVKLVMENYNYNVNAKWCTNDVLINYINENLLTHLNTISYFHNTDNGEGGKKLELQKGIVRTNCLDCLDRTNIFQYVLSWIIFNNVLQNHISHTSNISDTVKSSVDTGNSTETASNNGNNPEDVVEFESNDLFNKFTQLWCDHGDYISIHYSGTQSTLSERVKQSNTSINSLLHYGKTMVQRVYSSVFQDSQRQQIYDILTSYTYNGVRRDPLKRSLLNSKYYIQDPFNQDDSTQNDSGHSDPAQSVGEGLENPEDGLKVVEENSEEDEEVSNIFDRLNDEIISKLTSKPKTPEPEIPDFKPVTTSIKDKEYSEKERFKLVGDDLKVWYGSWNIGAHVVEVDDNLLNWIELDTLECDLYIFSFQEFVELNFINIATGRRDENKEYEFERLIENMFSISTDQKYYKVSSIAMTGLYLVIYAKLSLKPYITNVLITNVKTGLNLNIGNKGCVGIRFRIFDHYMSFLNLHLNFGKNLNIGRIELIDYILKNSFKEYNKSVLEDDVFVLGGDFNFQIQLEKDVVLKHLKRLEFAKLFHYDEFNMAKMIGIPSLKYLNEPKIQFLPTYKYKDGTKYYTTKRSPAWCDRIIYGGKLNEKKKVHVLNYKRNDNLIMSDHRPISSIILINLFQ, via the exons ATGGACGGTGTTTATATTTTGAGGACTTTTACCTCCTGGTACAGTATCACCCTTTCCACGGGAAGTGAGCCCACTGGTCAGGATAATGGTGAGATATTTTCAGAGTTTAAGGAGTTTGTAAGTGGATATGGCACTAAACAGCTTTGGATTGACCGCTCAACATGCCAAATTACAGAGTCGGTGATACCTTTAACTGAGGAGGATCCAGTGGAACAGACCCCGATAAATGCCTTCCTGGGCATTGTTGAAGTTTTAAACACTTACCATTTGGCTGTAGTTGTCCAGTCTGACCTAGTGGCTAATCTTCATATGCCGGATTTGACGCTTGGCAAGGCGGAAAGAGGAAATATCTACAGCATAAAACAGGTCAGATTCTTCCCAATTAACTCGACTAATTGCGTTTATGCAgtcaataataatttactgaaCGTGACCAACTTTGGAAATTTAAGCAATTTTAGCAGTATGGGAAATTTTGGCAATATTGGAAATCTAGGCAATAACGTTATAACGGGCTCCAACGAACAAGTTGAACTAACATCGGAGGTTAACAAAGTCATAGAAAATCTGGAAAAAATACTATCCACTGGTTACTACTACTCTTTTGACACGGATTTAACCCGTTCTTTACAAAACTTACATTCAAACAATTTCGTTCCAATCAGCCGATCCAACCCAATACacaaaattaacacaaATAACACTGATGATGTCACTAAGGATAAGGATAATAATGGAAATGagataatatacaatatgAGTGATGATGAATATAACTGGTGTCATAATATGAGTAAGAATATGCCAAAGAGGTGGGTAACAGTGGTAATACAGGGTTTCGTGGGTTACATTTCAAGTGAAGTTGACGGAGATTTTGTCGAGATTTTACTAATTGGTAGGCGTAATGTTAAGAGATCAGGTACAAGGTTTGTCGCCAGAGGTATAGATGATCAGGGAAATACTGCTAATTCTGTTGAAACTGAAATGAGAATTCGGATTAATTACAAAG atTGGTATTCGTATGTTCAATATAGAGGCTCAGTTCCATTATTTTGGGAGCAGTTGAATTTTACAGCCCCAGTGAATTTGTACAACTATCACCTGAACTTTGACGCATTTTCAAAACATGTAGATCAACTAAAAGAAAGATACAAACCACTGGAACTAGTACTATTCATCAACCTTTTGGATATCAAAGATAATGAAAGAATACTCACAAACTCGTTTCAACACTTAGTACAGCAATATAATCGGAATCATCGCGTCAAGAGTGACAATGGAGACAAGAGTAGTGGAGATAGGAGTGATAGTGTTAATGGAAGAGTAAAATTGGTGATGGAGAATTACAATTACAACGTTAATGCGAAGTGGTGTACAAATGACGTTTTAATCAATTACATTAACGAAAATTTGTTGACACATTTAAACACAATTTCATACTTTCACAATACTGATAATGGTGAGGGCGGAAAGAAATTGGAACTTCAAAAGGGAATAGTCAGAACAAACTGCTTAGATTGTTTAGACCGAACTAATATATTCCAATACGTTTTATCGTGgatcattttcaacaatGTTCTCCAAAACCATATCTCGCACACCAGCAATATTAGTGACACAGTTAAAAGTTCGGTTGACACTGGTAACAGCACTGAAACCGCCTCTAATAATGGTAATAATCCTGAGGATGTGGTTGAATTTGAGAGTAATGATTTGTTTAACAAGTTCACGCAATTGTGGTGTGATCATGGAGATTATATAAGTATTCACTATTCAGGAACGCAGTCGACTCTATCAGAAAGAGTTAAACAGAGTAATACGAGCATTAACTCACTCCTTCACTATGGTAAAACTATGGTACAAAGAGTCTATAGTTCAGTCTTTCAGGACTCCCAAAGGCAACAAATTTACGATATTCTAACTTCATATACCTATAATGGAGTTAGAAGAGACCCACTAAAACGAAGCTTACTTAACAGTAAATACTACATACAAGATCCTTTCAATCAGGACGATTCAACTCAGAATGATTCTGGCCATAGTGATCCTGCCCAGAGTGTTGGTGAGGGGCTGGAAAATCCAGAGGATGGATTAAAAGTAGTGGAGGAAAACagtgaagaagatgaagaagtTAGTAACATATTCGATCGCTTGAATGACgaaattattagtaaacTCACAAGTAAACCTAAAACTCCAGAGCCGGAAATACCAGATTTTAAACCTGTCACAACTAGTATTAAAGATAAAGAATATAGTGAGAAGGAAAGGTTTAAATTAGTTGGAGATGATTTGAAAGTTTGGTATGGTAGTTGGAATATTGGGGCTCATGTGGTTGAGgttgatgataatttactcaattgGATTGAGTTGGACACGTTGGAATGTGATTTATACATCTTCAGTTTCCAAGAATTCGTAGAATTAAACTTCATAAATATCGCTACTG GTAGAAGAGATGAGAATAAGGAGTATGAGTTTGAGAGGTTGATAGAGAATATGTTTTCGATCTCAACTGACCAGAAGTATTACAAAGTATCTTCAATCGCAATGACGGGACTCTACCTGGTCATCTACGCAAAACTGTCGCTCAAACCCTATATCACCAATGTGCTTATTACCAATGTCAAAACAGGACTCAATCTCAATATCG GAAATAAAGGGTGTGTTGGTATACGATTTAGAATATTTGATCATTATATGTCATTTTTGAACTTACATCTGAATTTTG GTAAGAATTTGAATATCGGCCGAATCGAATTGATTGATTACATACTAAAGAACTCTTTTAAGGAGTATAATAAAAGCGTATTGGAGGATGACGTGTTTGTTCTGGGAGGAGACTTTAACTTTCAAATTCAGTTGGAGAAAGATGTTGTTCTGAAGCATCTGAAACGACTTGAGTTTGCAAAACTGTTCCACTACGATGAGTTTAACATGGCGAAGATGATTGGAATTCCATCACTTAAGTACCTTAACGAGCCAAAGATACAATTTTTACCAacttataaatataaagatGGGACCAAATATTATACCACTAAAAGATCACCTGCATG GTGTGACAGGATAATATACGGAGGAAAGTTGAACGAGAAGAAAAAGGTTCACGTCCTCAACTATAAGAGGAACGATAACCTAATCATGTCAGACCACAGACCAATCTCATCAATCATTCTCATTAATCTAttccaataa
- the Dnpep gene encoding Aminopeptidase I zinc metalloprotease (M18) family protein — protein sequence MSLNSCKLKEAQALGKKFVDFLNATGSPFHSVKQLSLYLTNNLPIKHLNEFDNWNLEKGQSYYVTNNNGTMMAFNIGKKFDVNKGGMILVCSHTDSPCLKLDFKCHVNNKGFNQLSVTTYGGGLWHTWMDRDLGLAGKVIVKSKNKLEEKLLHVQKPLILLPNLAIHLQNSTEREALKLNKDNHLKPLISTEVVHNLNSTQTEPLLKLISSELDCKVDDLVDFELCLMDSNPSCLSGVYEEFVSSGRLDNLGSCFGSISAFTDFVLNQGEDNDAVVVTVSYNYEEIGSSLSYGADSNVTFLWLEKLFGALGGSLTSTRDRALVVSADMAHGVHPNYSEKHIATHSPQFHGGVVLKWNVNGRYATETQASSLLRTAAASAGVPLQEFRVGNETPCGSTVGPMLGSRLCVPVADVGFPQLAMHSCREMCSTVDLLHFKLLLQELFNNPSLLDSYNTFNY from the exons ATGAGTCTAAATAGCTGTAAATTAAAGGAAGCTCAGGCTTTAGGGAAGAAGTTTGTCGACTTCCTAAACGCCACTGGCTCTCCCTTCCATTCCGTCAAACAACTCTCTCTTTACCTTACCAACAATCTTCCAATCAAACATCTCAATGAATT tgaCAACTGGAATTTAGAAAAGGGACAAAGTTATTAtgttactaataataatggcACTATGATGGCCTTCAATATAG GTAAGAAATTTGATGTGAATAAGGGTGGAATGATATTGGTTTGTTCTCATACTGATTCTCCTTGCCTTAAATTGGATTTTAAGTGTCACGTTAATAATAAAGGTTTTAATCAG ttatcAGTAACCACTTATGGTGGAGGATTATGGCATACTTGGATGGATCGTGACCTTGGTTTGGCAGGAAAAGTTATCGTCAAATCGaaaa acAAATTAGAAGAAAAGCTACTACATGTCCAAAAACCATTGATTTTACTACCAAATCTTGCAATTCACTTGCAAAACTCCACTGAACGTGAAGCACTAAAACTCAACAAA GATAATCACTTGAAGCCTTTAATTAGTACTGAAGTTGTTCACAATCTTAACTCAACACAAACTGAACCATTGCTCAAACTCATCTCATC TGAGTTGGATTGTAAAGTTGACGATTTGGTTGATTTTGAATTATGTTTGATGGACTCAAATCCTTCTTGTTTATCTGGAGTTTATGAAGAATTTGTCTCCAGTGGTAGACTTGATAACCTTGGATCTTGTTTTGGTTCGATTTCTGCTTTCACCGATTTTGTTCTTAATCAAG GTGAGGATAACGACGCCGTGGTAGTCACTGTGAGCTACAATTATGAAGAAATCGGTTCATCGTTGAGTTACGGCGCTGATTCCAACGTGACTTTTCTATGGCTGGAGAAATTGTTTGGAGCTTTGGGCGGTTCATTGACGAGTACTCGGGACAGGGCCTTGGTCGTTAGCGCTGATATGGCTCACGGAGTCCATCCAAACTACTCTGAGAAACACATTGCTACTCATTCACCCCAGTTCCACGGCGGGGTCGTTCTCAAGTGGAATGTCAACGGCCGTTACGCGACCGAGACTCAGGCTTCATCCTTGCTTCGTACTGCTGCTGCTTCTGCAGGAGTACCTTTGCAGGAGTTTAGGGTTGGAAATGAGACTCCTTGCGGTAGCACTGTAGGCCCGATGCTTGGTTCTCGTCTTTGCGTACCAGTGGCTGACGTCGGATTTCCTCAACTTGCAATGCATTCATGTCGTGAAATGTGTAGTACCGTCGATTTATTACACTTTAAGCTGCTTTTACAG GAACTGTTTAACAACCCTTCGTTACTCGACTCATATAATACTTttaactattaa
- the cnrB gene encoding Cleft lip and palate transmembrane protein 1 (CLPTM1) family protein: MEQVTQPEQQPNRNNRQTNWIIQLIFQLIILRLIYSLFTNYKKNATLNSTEILKTFKNYLKPDDLFDVYGVITNDIRIDLENIDPSQIAYKNENKSYFYKRNSPFEPFILKYKPSHKFLNDKNDKLFLTIFIIPHKAYLHKHEEFNKSQFKEGIEGHYILKTVSLTRYKKNLKPSAVSLMDSETSVERFRGDEEVKYWVPRVDVNLVYDDKEHLQVKNDPYFDTFTKHYEFRLYDPVLYLSQFWVLEEHLVPVLIDAASSNGNVEKYNPAKVFKELEYEKNLFLNGFVTDPNLSPSNNLQQINSLFNNTMNNEDSVGVDNVGVVDPDLNVDEELSKLNMDVDDVDSGLVEGVVDENVDVELEILINFSICSPMYYMFISQMSMNKNVFGIDNSKEMDTIKKMLLNTSPYYLVFSLVFILLHSIFSMFAFKNDIQFWIKNKSMEGLSTITLIINLVSEIIIALYVYDDENRSYMILFEIILNIFSSFWKLTKAIKVKFHPFCPFISISDTSTHIENKTKEYDRIAIKYMSILLTPCVIGYAIYSLYYNKHKSWYSYIISVLAGSVYTFGFIMMTPQLYINYRLKSVEHLPWRALIYKSLNTFVDDVASFLIDMPMLHRLSCFRDDIIFFCYLYQRWKYKVDPNRTIGTTSDDNANTIEKAPNTADNTDKNDSTDSNNVENSNDMENNEESDDKMVENVRRRN, translated from the exons atggAACAAGTTACACAACCGGAACAGCAACCCAATCGCAATAACCGACAAACCA ATTGGATAATACAGTTGATATTTCAACTGATAATTTTGCGTCTGATATATTCGTTGTTTACCAATTATAAGAAGAATGCAACACTAAACTCAACTGAAATACTCAAAACATTCAAAAATTATCTCAAACCAGATGATCTCTTC GATGTATATGGAGTCATAACTAATGATATAAGGATAGATTTGGAGAATATTGACCCAAGTCAAATTGCGTATAAGAACGAGAATAAGtcttatttttacaagAGAAATTCACCTTTCGAGCCTTTCATTCTCAAATATAAGCCCTCCCATAAGTTTCtcaatgataaaaatgataagCTGTTCCTCACCATCTTCATTATTCCTCATAAAGCATATCTACACAAACAT GAGgaatttaataaaagtCAGTTTAAAGAAGGCATAGAAGGGCATTATATACTGAAAACAGTGTCACTGACGAGATACAAGAAGAATTTGAAACCCTCCGCAGTGAGTTTAATGGACTCGGAAACAAGTGTGGAAAGATTTAGAGGAGATGAGGAAGTTAAGTACTGGGTTCCGAGAGTTGACGTTAACCTAGTATATGACGATAAAGAGCATTTACAGGTGAAAAACGACCCTTACTTTGACACATTTACAAAACATTATGAGTTTCGTCTTTATGACCCGGTTCTATACTTGTCGCAATTCTGGGTACTAGAAGAACACTTAGTACCAGTACTCATTGATGCTGCTTCTAGTAACGGTAACGTAGAAAAGTATAACCCTGCGAAAGTATTTAAAGAACTAGAATATGAGAAGAATTTGTTCCTTAATGGTTTTGTGACTGATCCCAATCTATCTCCGTCAAATAATCTACAGCAAATCAATTCACTCTTCAATAACACTATGAACAATGAAGATAGTGTTGGTGTTGATAATGTTGGTGTCGTTGATCCTGATTTAAATGTGGATGAGgaattgagtaaattaaacatgGACGTCGACGATGTAGATAGTGGATTAGTTGAAGGTGTGGTAGATGAGAATGTGGATGTTGAATTGGAAATTCTGATAAATTTCAGCATATGTTCGCCaatgtattatatgttTATAAGTCAAATGAGTATGAACAAGAACGTTTTCGGAATTGATAATAGTAAAGAAATGGACACCATAAAGAAGATGCTATTGAATACCTCACCCTATTATTTAGTCTTTTCACTTGTTTTTATACTACTACATTCAATTTTCTCAATGTTTGCCTTTAAAAATG ATATACAATTTTGGATAAAGAATAAATCAATGGAAGGATTATCAACAATAAcgttaattattaacttGGTTTCAGAG ATAATAATAGCGTTGTACGTGTACGATGATGAGAACCGATCTTATATGATATTGTTTgagattattttaaacatcTTCTCATCCTTCTGGAAACTTACCAAGGCAATCAAAGTCAAATTCCACCCATTTTGTCCCTTCATCTCAATCTCAGACACatca ACCCATATTGAGAATAAAACGAAAGAGTACGATAGAATCGCAATAAAGTATATGTCGATATTATTGACACCTTGC GTTATTGGATATGCGAtatattctttatattataataagcACAAGTCGTGGTATTCCTATATCATTTCAGTTCTAGCTGGATCAGTGTACACTTTCG GATTTATAATGATGACACCCCAACTGTATATAAACTACAGACTAAAGTCTGTGGAACACCTCCCTTGGAGAGCGCTTATCTACAA aTCATTGAATACGTTTGTGGATGATGTGGCGTCGTTTTTAATTGATATGCCAATGCTTCACAGGTTGTCCTGCTTCAGAGACGACATCATCTTCTTCTGCTATCTCTACCAAAGATGGAAGTATAAAGTCGATCCAAACAGGACAATAGGAACTACTAGTGATGATAACGctaatactatagaaaAGGCTCCTAACACTGCTGATAATACGGATAAGAACGATAGTACTGACAGCAACAATGTTGAAAATAGTAATGATATGGAAAATAATGAAGAATCAGATGATAAAATGGTAGAAAATGTGAGAAGgagaaattaa
- the Dnajb14 gene encoding DnaJ domain protein, whose product MEANKDESIKCFKMAKTAFSRQDYQKALKFATKANNMFPSQEYQAFIEKCVKLAQNSPNDTPNNSNDLPNNSNDIPMNDSSSRNATEEQESLCRKIVKSKNYYEILQVQKTDSVEKIKKSYKKLALKLHPDKNPSPLASEAFKKVSTAFQCLTNPKAREEYDLYGDEERVVNHQRYQQEFVTPEQLFEAFFGIHQRGNVFHFSTRPNTAGGNNRRTGVMQFMPLLVLMIFMLIINLFSRSPQLYQFEKSTKFGKMQSTSINGVVYYVDARTFDRMYPNNTPQRIKVDFEVEYKYYENKCNDSKRENQRQIYSYLSSFRNPPAELYETPKSCKILNDLRHSYSKLLQKYEF is encoded by the exons ATGGAAGCAAATAAAGATGAATCAATAAAATGCTTTAAAATGGCAAAAACGGCGTTTTCGCGCCAAGATTATCAAAAG GCGTTGAAATTTGCCACCAAAGCCAATAACATGTTCCCATCACAGGAATATCAAGCctttattgaaaaatgcGTTAAACTCGCACAAAACTCTCCAAATGATACACCTAACAATTCTAATGATTTGCCAAATAATTCCAATGATATACCAA TGAATGATTCGAGTAGTCGTAACGCTACAGAGGAGCAGGAAAGTCTGTGCCGTAAAATCGTAAAGTCAAAGAACTATTATGAAATACTGCAAGTCCAGAAAACTGATTCAGttgagaaaattaaaaaaagcTACaaaaaa TTAGCATTGAAATTACATCCGGATAAGAACCCGTCGCCATTGGCTTCTGAGGCGTTTAAGAAGGTGTCAACTGCATTTCAGTGCCTCACGAACCCTAAGGCGAGGGAAGAGTATGACCTATACGGGGATGAAGAACGCGTAGTTAACCACCAGCGCTACCAGCAAGAGTTCGTTACCCCTGAACAACTTTTCGAAGCATTTTTCGGAATTCATCAACGTGGCAACGTATTTCACTTCTCTACACGGCCAAATACTGCTGGTGGTAATAACAG gAGAACTGGAGTGATGCAATTCATGCCTTTATTAGTATTGATGATATTTATGCTGatcattaatttgttttcgAGAAGTCCTCAGCTGTATCAATTTGAGAAGAGTACAAAGTTTGGGAAAATGCAGTCGACGAGCATAAATGGAGTAGTGTACTATGTAGACGCTCGTACATTTGATCGAATGTACCCTAACAACACACCTCAACGGATTAAAGTTGACTTTGAAGTTGAGTACAAGTATTACGAAAACAAATGTAATGACAGTAAGAGAGAGAACCAGAGACAAATTTACTCCTATTTGTCTTCCTTTAGAAATCCTCCTGCAGAACTCTACGAAACACCCAAAAGCTGTAAAATACTCAATGATCTCAGGCATTCCTACTCCAAGCTGTTGcaaaaatatgaattttaa
- a CDS encoding RAP domain protein, with translation MHNIVENVRKGLSKKVIKNIKSIERLYKPPEKDFLPNSTINATFTIDSNDLIKNYSLQKTNKSDTTPISTNNEINLESEVVNLQDNDVNKLLKSVYKLSSNGVYNDSLWHRYAQRLRLISSLLHPTDIVTVFYSFGKIRYKDTHLFNTLFPILVKNLHTISATGLSIIMNSMKKLEIRNYDILDLITNEFLLKNDKANIQDIALVANSLSFFNMYHIKFWNSLYKLILIRNSQIDPLQASLLISSVAKLDIRNVLMLRLLKRRLRPAIEKNELSPELVSLVLHSLTKLDFEAKHFYNSCYNSFHHFILQDKVDLQGIVLYLYTSICILEPNLQMVERCLNTLNKSRESLKSYKILKLKYIIDHLQHKHQNFINDLNEDLQFFIKFIKDQKIKQSKKMPRWCYEMSLILKDCGVKHEKNIYFDYLRADIYIKDFNFVILCAGPYSYYTKSHQLNKFTQIHQSTLSLKGYNIGIIPYYEWNRLKTRDDKINYLNTFGQLSSLTLLN, from the exons ATGCATAATATCGTTGAAAATGTGAGAAAAGGCTTAAGCAAAAAggttattaaaaatattaaatccaTTGAAAGGCTATATAAACCACCTGAAAAGgattttttaccaaattcaACTATTAACGCAACTTTTACCATAGATTCCAATGATCTTATTAAGAATTATAGTTTACAAAAGACTAACAAATCAGATACTACACCAATTTCAACTAATAATGAGATAAATCTGGAAAGTGAAGTAGTTAATTTGCAGGATAATGATGTAAATAAGTTGTTGAAAAGtgtgtataaattatcCAGTAATGGAGTCTATAATGATAGCCTATGGCACAGATATGCTCAGAGATTAAGGCTCATCTCTTCCCTCTTACACCCAACTGATATTGTTACGGTGTTTTATTCCTTTGGGAAAATCAG GTATAAAGATACTCACTTATTCAACACTCTTTTCCCAATCCTTGTTAAAAATCTACACACAATTTCAGCCACAG GATTAtcaataataatgaatagTATGAAGAAACTAGAAATACGTAATTATGATATTCTTGATTTAATTACCAATGAA TTTCTATTAAAGAATGATAAGGCGAATATACAAGATATAGCATTAGTAGCTAATAGTTTATCATTCTTTAACATGTATCATATTAA GTTTTGGAACTCACTTTATAAACTGATTCTCATTAGAAATAGTCAAATTGATCCTCTGCAAGCTTCTCTTCTTATTTCTTCTGTAGCTAAATTGGATATTAG gAATGTATTAATGTTGAGATTATTGAAGAGAAGACTAAGACCTGCGATTGAGAAGAACGAGCTATCACCAGAACTCGTTTCCTTGGTCCTACACTCACTCACAAAACTGGATTTCGAAGCGAAACACTTTTATAACTCTTGCTATAACTCTTTTCATCACTTTATTCTACAG GATAAAGTTGATTTGCAAGgaattgtattatatttatacacatcaatttgtatattagaACCGAATCTACAA ATGGTTGAAAGATGTTTGAACACATTGAATAAATCGAGGGaaagtttaaaaagttataaaattctcaaactaaagtatataattgacCACTTACAACATAAACATCAGA acttcattaatgatttaaatgaggatttacaatttttcatcaaatttatcaaagaTCAAAAAATCAAACAG AGTAAAAAAATGCCTCGATGGTGTTACGAAATGAGCTTAATATTGAAAGATTGTGGAGTAAAGCATGAGaagaatatttattttgattatttgaGGGCGGATATTTACATTAAGGACTTTAactttgttattttatgcGCTGGCCCATACAGCTACTACACTAAATCACACCAATTGAACAAATTCACACAGATTCATCAATCCACACTTTCActcaaa GGATATAATATTGGGATAATACCATATTATGAATGGAATCGTTTAAAAACAAgagatgataaaattaattatctaAATACTTTTGGACAATTGTCTTCATTAACACttttaaactaa
- the SODB gene encoding Iron/manganese superoxide dismutase, with amino-acid sequence MSFKLPPLPYGLKDLVPHLSEETLTYHYTKHHAGYVNKLNGLVKGTSLETKSLEDLLKTESGAVFNNAAQVWNHTFYWHSMSPSGGGEPRGTVRKLLDQKFGSFDNFKKEFSSVLVGHFGSGWGWLVLKPDGTPEVVQTHDAGNPLRDNHGTPLLACDVWEHAYYVDYRNDRAAYVNAWWNLVNWDFANLNLEKPFKHS; translated from the exons ATGTCGTTCAAATTACCTCCGCTACCCTATGGCCTTAAGGATCTTGTTCCTCACTTGAGTGAAGAAACTCTGACCTATCACTACACCAAACATCACGCCGGATATGTTAATAAACTCAATG GATTGGTTAAAGGTACATCACTTGAAACCAAATCACTCGAAG ATTTATTGAAAACCGAGAGTGGCGCCGTATTTAATAACGCTGCTCAAGTTTGGAATCACACCTTTTATTGGCATTCAATGTCACCAAGTGGTGGTGGAGAGCCTCGTGGGACTGTGAGAAAGCTTTTGGACCAGAAGTTTGGCTCCTTTGACAATTTTAAGAAAGAGTTTTCAAGTGTTCTCGTCGGTCATTTCGGTTCTGGTTGGGGTTGGCTTGTACTCAAACCTGACGGTACTCCTGAGGTTGTACAAACACATGACGCCGGAAATCCATTACG TGATAATCACGGAACACCTTTACTAGCATGTGATGTATGGGAGCACGCTTATTACGTTGATTACAGAAATGACAGGGCGGCATATGTTAATG CCTGGTGGAATCTCGTTAATTGGGACTTTGCTAATTTGAACCTCGAAAAGCCCTTCAAACACtcttaa